One window from the genome of Cucumis melo cultivar AY chromosome 10, USDA_Cmelo_AY_1.0, whole genome shotgun sequence encodes:
- the LOC103502563 gene encoding phosphomannomutase: protein MAVRRPGIIALFDVDGTLTAPRKVATPELLKFMGELRKVVTVGVVGGSDLSKISEQLGNSVIYDYDYVFSENGLVAHKDGKLLGTQSLKLHLGEENLKSIINFTLHYIADLDIPIKRGTFIEFRNGMLNVSPIGRNCSQEERDEFEKYDKVHNIRPKMVSILREKFAHLNLTFSIGGQISFDVFPQGWDKTYCLRYLEDFQEIHFFGDKTYKGGNDHEIYESERTVGHKVISPDDTVEQCQAIFF from the exons ATGGCTGTGAGGAGACCTGGAATCATTGCCTTATTCGATGTCGATGGGACTTTAACAGCTCCTAGAAAG GTTGCTACTCCAGAGTTGTTGAAATTTATGGGCGAGCTCCGAAAG GTTGTTACAGTTGGTGTTGTGGGAGGATCTGACCTTTCTAAGATATCAGAGCAGCTTGGGAACTCAG TTATTTATGACTACGATTATGTATTCTCTGAGAATGGACTCGTGGCACATAAAGATGGGAAGCTCCTTGGGACCCAG AGCTTGAAATTACATCTGGGAGAAGAAAATCTTAAG AGTATTATCAACTTTACGCTTCATTATATTGCTGACTTGGATATTCCTATAAAAAG GGGAACATTTATTGAGTTTCGAAATGGGATGCTTAACGTTTCACCTATTGGGAGAAACTGCAGCcaagaagaaagagatgaatTTGAAAAGTACGATAAG GTCCATAATATACGCCCCAAAATGGTTTCTATCCTCCGGGAGAAATTTGCTCATCTTAATTTAACATTCTCCATTGGAGGGCAAATAAGCTTTGAT GTCTTTCCTCAAGGTTGGGACAAGACATATTGCTTGAGGTACCTTGAAGATTTCCAAGAAATCCACTTCTTTGGCGATAAAACTTACAAG GGAGGAAATGATCATGAAATTTATGAATCGGAACGAACTGTCGGTCACAAAG TTATCAGCCCTGACGATACTGTGGAGCAGTGTCAGGCCATATTCTTTTAA